AATCCTGGGCGATCTCCACAACCTGTTCGGCGACACCAACGCCGTGCACATCCGCCTGACCGACGGGGGCTACGAGCTGACCGACCTGGTGCACGGCGACACCGTGACCGAGGTGCTCAACTACGTGCAGTTCTCGGCGTCCAACCTCCTGGCCACCTTCCGTCGGAAGGTGGGGGCGGCCAGCGGGATCACGCGACAGGAAGCCAACACCTTCATCGCGGAGTACGTGGCCGGGCTCGAGGGGTACACGTACCTCGAAGGGGAGGCGGCGAGGTAGCGCGGGCGGCGGGGGGCGGGGGACTGGAGAAGAAAGCGGCGCCACGAGGGCGCCGCTTTTCGTCGGAGGTCATGGGGGGCACGACAGGGGGCGTGCCCCTTGGCGCGCGGTGGGAGTGCCGGTGTGCCGTGCCGTCGTGCGCACGCCCGTCTCCCGGCGCGTCTCCTACCCCTCGAACCGCGCCGAGACCGCCTTCCAGTTCACCACGTTCCACCACGCCGCGATGTAATCGGGGCGGCGGTTCTGGTACTTGAGGTAGTAGGCGTGCTCCCACACGTCGATGCCGAGGAGGATGTCGCCCGCCGAGCGGCCGTCCATCAGCGGGTTGTCCTGGTTGGGCGACGAGGTGATGCTGAGCCGCTTGCCGTCCTTCAGCAGCCACGCCCACCCGGAGCCGAAGCGCCCGGCACCGGCAGCCGCAAACTGCGCCTTGAACGTGGCGAAGTCGCCGAACGAGGCGGCAATCGCCTGGGCCAGGGCGCCGCTCGGCTCGCCGCCGGCGCTCGGCCCCATCAACT
This DNA window, taken from Gemmatimonadetes bacterium SCN 70-22, encodes the following:
- a CDS encoding superoxide dismutase, giving the protein MAHTLAALPYAFDALEPHIDARTMEIHHGKHHQAYVNNLNAALDKHPALHDKPLEALLGNLAGVPEDIRTAVRNNGGGHWNHALFWQLMGPSAGGEPSGALAQAIAASFGDFATFKAQFAAAGAGRFGSGWAWLLKDGKRLSITSSPNQDNPLMDGRSAGDILLGIDVWEHAYYLKYQNRRPDYIAAWWNVVNWKAVSARFEG